ACTTTGTTGGTGCAAAGGCCTCCTACGGCTACCATGTTCGAGTCGCGAAAACCTTAGCAGATGTATTTACCCATTCTGGATTCTCAGACGGCTACACACAATGTTTGTGGATCAACAGCGGAGATTTTCACTACGACGAAAACTCTCAACGCAGCATTAAAGTTGAAACCAAAATCCCCCATGTCGAAAAAATTCTGAAACCAAGTATTGAAGAACTACAGGAGTCGACTGCTGGTTCCAATCTGCCGCACCCTGCAAACTTATTACTGGTATTTGGTAAATGGCCCCATATCCAACGCAAGTTCGAAGAGTCTAAGCATCTCTTCAATGGTGCAGATGGCGCTCACAACTTCTTTGATGGACAGCTCGATCTCCCGGGGGCTACGCCCCACGGTAATATCTGCATTGAAGACGGCTGTATGATCGCGCTGTCCGCCTTGGCCACGCTGTAATCGCTTACGTGGTTGCATCATTCTATATCCccgtatatatataaaacttttcttttaatgTTAACAAAGTAGGCTGATACGTAAGTATTACTGCGGTTATTCTGAGCCCGGGTCACATGATAATCACGTGAACGCTTATTTATATAGATGCCAAACTCTAATTTTAGaaacatcatcatatacGATATAGAATGgtgctttcttttttgaagattcaTCTAGGTTTctgtaatatataattcCATTCATATGTACATCTCTTTTACTGAGCCACATCtcatattatatatatatatatatatatatatggttaCGGAGTTTGCGCTATAATTCATTGACCGCTAAAACTATAACCTAAAAAACAACATCAATCGAAATGCGTTTGTTAGCTGCTATTAGTGTTGGTCTACTGGGTGCTTCCACCGCTCATGCTGTGGGTGAGTTGGCTTTCAACCTAGGTGTCAAGAAGAAAGACGGAACCTGTAAATATTTGCAGGACTACAAGAATGATCTCGAAGCTTTAAAGCCATACACAGATACTGTTAAGTTTTATGCTTCCTCTGACTGTAACACTTTACAATATCTAGCCCCTGCAGCTGATCAGGAAGGATTCAAGCTATTTGTTGGTATCTGGCCCGACGATGATGCTCACTTTGCTGCTGAGAAAGAGGCTTTACAAAAGTATTTGCCCGAGATTAAGTCTTCCACCGTTCGGGGTTTCTTAGTCGGTTCTGAGTCTTTATATCGTGATGATATATCTGCTTCTGATCTAGCCAAAAGGATCAAGGAAGTTCGTGATTTGCTACCAAGCATCAAGGACTCCCAAGGAAATTCTTATGGTGGTAAGCTTGTAGGTACCGTTGACTCTTGGAATGTTATTGTCGATGGTGCCACTCGTCCTGTCATTGAAGAGGCTGATTTCGTTATGGCTAACGCCTTTTCATACTGGCAAGGTCAAACAATGAACAATGCGTCCTTCTCGTTCTTTGACGACATCATGCAGGCTCTTCAATCCATTCAGACTGTCAAGGGTACCACCGATATCACCTTCTATGTAGGTGAAACTGGCTGGGCTACTGAAGGCAGTAGCTTCCAAGACTCTGTGCCATCCTTGGATAACGCTAAACAGTTCTGGAAGGAGGGTATTTGTGCCATGAGAGCATGGGGAGTAAACGTTATTGTTTTTGAGGCCTTCGACGAAGAATGGAAGCCAATAACCTCCGGTATGGACGGTGTCGAAAACCATTGGGGTGTCTGGACCTCCG
This Eremothecium cymbalariae DBVPG#7215 chromosome 5, complete sequence DNA region includes the following protein-coding sequences:
- the BGL2 gene encoding glucan 1,3-beta-glucosidase (similar to Ashbya gossypii AGL343C), producing the protein MRLLAAISVGLLGASTAHAVGELAFNLGVKKKDGTCKYLQDYKNDLEALKPYTDTVKFYASSDCNTLQYLAPAADQEGFKLFVGIWPDDDAHFAAEKEALQKYLPEIKSSTVRGFLVGSESLYRDDISASDLAKRIKEVRDLLPSIKDSQGNSYGGKLVGTVDSWNVIVDGATRPVIEEADFVMANAFSYWQGQTMNNASFSFFDDIMQALQSIQTVKGTTDITFYVGETGWATEGSSFQDSVPSLDNAKQFWKEGICAMRAWGVNVIVFEAFDEEWKPITSGMDGVENHWGVWTSDRQLKYKLDCDFD